ATCAATAGTAGGATTTTCGTTACAATAAGATCTCCACTTTTCGAAAAATAATTCCATACTTCCAAATTTTTTTAAAATTACTTTTTCCCAGAAGTATGGTATACCCTCTTTAAATCGCTTAGATCCATTAAATATATTTTTCTCAATGGCTTTTTCATCAAGAGGTGGATTGCCAATCCATTTTTTAAAATCTTCGTTACCGTAAGCATCTATTTCTCTTAATCTGATCCTTTCCTCTAACAAATTGTATTTGTTCTCGTCTATTAAATTATTAATTGTTTGAATAAAGAAATTGGAATTTAAGGCATTATTTAATTTTAATTTTTTCTTTTTAATTTGATAATCTCTTACAATTATAAAAATTAAAAAAATGATAAAAATAATTAAAATAAAAAAAATTTTCATTAAAGATTTTTATCTAAAAAGTCTTTGTTTTTCTAATAACAAAATTATTTTTTGTTATTACTGAAGATTCATTTACTTCAAACCCATTAATTGCTGATATTTCTCCTTTTATGCCTTCTAATGTTAATTGTTCGATAATCCCTTTTATTACTTCATCCTCGACCAATTTTCTATCAATTCTTTCAGGCGTAATATCTGTAAGCCATTTTGAGGTCTTTTTTTTAACAACCTCTGTAGAGTTAGTTATTTTTAAGTAGATAGCCATTTTTTAAGTCTTTCACTTGAATTATAATCATTAAATCTTCTTAACTTTTATTATTGTCATTACTTTCCCACTCAAGAAATTGAAAAACAAAAATTGCAAAGATAGAGAAAAATACTATAAACAACCCTAACCATCCTATAAATTTGTGCTCTGTAAAAAGATTTGTGAGCATTGATTTTTCTTGATATCTTGATTCCATTTCATATTGATAAGAATCAATAACTTGAAATATATTCATAATTAATGAATTAATAAATCGTTCATTTGGCGAAAAATAATTTCAACCGTTTAATTTGCTAAAGGCTTCCGATAGGAAATCTGGCCTTTTTCTTATTATAGAAAAATTCAGTTTATTTATTAAGACTAAATTTACTACAGCAATAGTTAAGATTTCATTTTTCTTGTTATAAAATTTTGAAATTACATTAATCCTAGGACTTTTATCAATATTGAATTCGCTCTCGATTGTTATTTTTTCACCAAGAAATAAAGGAGATTTATATTTTATTGAAGTATTGATTAAAGGTAAATCTAAGCCATTTTTAGTTAGTTCGAAATAACTTATACCTACTTCTGAAAGTGCATTTATTCGGCTTTCTTCAAGCCAATTAAAATATTTACCGTGCCACATTACGCCTGCATGATCAGCATGTTGAGGTAAAACAATTTTTTCTATTTTCCAAACTGGTTTTGAGTTCATCTTTTATTTAAAAAATATTTTTTTTAATGAAAAAACTTATTTTGATATTGTAGATTAATTTTGTTTATTAACATAAGAATCATCAAAACTATATTTATAAAGTTATGTTTAATCGTAAAAATAGAAGTAGAAAAATGAAGAAGATTTTTCAATGGGAAGAATATTTAAATTGGAAAAATATGTCAAAGGAACAGAAATTAAATTTTAAGAGGGCGTGCTTATTTCCCTTTCTCGTCTATATGGTTTATGTTTTTCTTAATCAATACTCCTTAGCAATTCTTTTGTTACTAGGGGTTTATTTTTTAATTAGATTTAAAAATAGAAATAAGTTGGGAAGATAAATATTTTTGATTTTGATTTATATATATTTGTTTTAAAATTTTCTAGTTTTTTTAAATAACTCTATTTGCATATAACAATGGTATTAGATAAATGTTTTTTATGAAAAGAATTGTTTTGTTTTTATTTGTATTAGTTTTTTCAATATTTTCTAATACGAATAATTTATTAGCAAAAGAAATTGAAAATAACATTAAAGATAATATTTCTAATGAAATTGAAGAGATTAATCCTGATAATAAAAAAACTAATATTTCTAATTCTTCGTTAGAAGATATATTTGGTGATGAACAAACTTTTCCATTCGTTGCTGGTTTAGGGAAAAATGCAGCCCATTGATTTTAAGGTTCTTGATAATATAGAAAAGATTTTTTAATACTAATGAAAGGTCTAAGAGTCCTAGAACTTTCTGAAGCACTTAATGTTGATAGCCCTGATTTATTAGCTGTTTGTGCAATTCTAAAAATAAAAGCCACATCTAGATTAAGCATGCTTTCATTTGAAGAATGTAAAAAGATAACTGATTACTATGAAAATAATAATTAGATTTTTTTATAAATTATTTTATTTTTTAATGTCTTTAATCATTGATACTAAAGTTGAATGAATTTCTTCTTCAGATATTTCATTTTTAAAATTGATAATTGCTGATTGTCCATCGTAATTGATTTTTATATAACTATTATTAATTTCTTCCATATAAGCATTCTCAAATCTTGAAATTTTCCCATAATGAATAAGATATTTGTGCACTGAATCTATGTGATCATTATTCATGTGATCACAAACTCTTTTACTTGTTTCTTTACTAATAATTTTCATTTAAATATAGATTTCTTTTAAGCTAATCTATTTTTTTCATTATTCAAAGTTTTAATCATTTTAATTATTAAATTTTTAACTTCATTTTTATCAACAGCTCTTACTAAGTTATTTCTCAAATTTGATGCTCCTTTAAAGTCTTTGCATGTCCATGAGATATGTTTCCTTGCAATTAGCAATCCGTGATCTCCTTTTTCTTTTATTAATTCATCAAGATGCTCAATAATTAAATATAGTTTTTCTTCTGTGTTTGGTTCTTTAAAATTTTTATTTTCTCTAATGGCATAATCTATTTCTCCTATTTTCCATGGGGATCCTAAAATTCCTCGTCCAATCATTACACCATCAGCATTTGTTTTTTTTAGACAATTAAGAGCGTCATCTGGATTTTTGATATCTCCATTAGCAATTACTGGAATTTCCAAAAACTTTTTAAGTCTCCCGATCATTTCCCAATCTGACTTACCTGAAAAACCCTGTTTTCTTGTTCTTCCGTGAAGTGTGATCATAGTTGCGCCCGCATCTTGAAGTTTAAATAAGAAATCCTCTATATTTTCTTCTTTACTATCCCATCCGAGTCGTGTTTTTACTGTTACTGGAACCCTAACAGCTTTTACAACATTCTTGACTAATTCTATAGCAAGTTTTCGATCTTTAATTAAAGCACTGCCTCCACCTTTCTTTGCAATTTTTTTTACTGGACATCCCATATTTATATCAATTAAGAAAGCCCCATAGTCCTCAGCTTGTTTCGCGGCTTCAGAAACAGCGTATGGCCTATTATCAAATATTTGTACTCCAACTGGACCCTCTTCTAAATCTATTTGATTGATTTTTTGTGTTCCAAACCCTTTTTTAAGACTTGTGGCATTTATCATTTCTGTAAAAAGTAAAGAGTTTGGAGCCCATTTACGTACAAGTCGCCTAAAAATGTTATCTGTAACTCCTGCTAATGGGGATAGCATGACCTTACTCGTAATTATCCTGTTAACGCCTCTTCCTTTTAGCTTTATATTTGAAGACATATGATATTAAACTTATTTAACTTCTTTATTGTAAACCTAGTATGGAGTTTATTTTATGTTTTCTATTTTATTTAATCTTTAATTAGTAATTTTATTTAAATAGGCCTAATTCAATACTTTTTTTGCTAGTTTATATTAAATTGAAATTATAAAAGGAAATTTTTCTTGTATATATTTTATTCTATTTTTCTTCCAATAATTATTTTTATTGCTCCAATAAATGTAAAAGCTATTCAAGGTAATTTAGATTTATCAAGTGCTCAAACTTCAGTGGGCAAAAGATTTGCTAAAGTCTTTTGTGATGCTAAAAGTGAAGGTTTAGATTCTGATTTTGCTAGTGAATATGCTTTAAATAATACATATTTAAAATTTGTAGCATTCCCAGACGATGACGAATATCTGGAAAATTTATGGGATTTTACTCACAATAGTATATTAGATAATTGTGGTGAATTTGTAGATATAAATGATTTAAAAGATCTTGAGATTTTTTTTAAAGAAGAGGGTTTAATTGCATCAAATAGAGAACTTTATTTACCAACTTTTGAGAATAATTAGATTAAATTTTT
The Prochlorococcus marinus CUG1433 genome window above contains:
- a CDS encoding acyl-CoA thioesterase — translated: MNSKPVWKIEKIVLPQHADHAGVMWHGKYFNWLEESRINALSEVGISYFELTKNGLDLPLINTSIKYKSPLFLGEKITIESEFNIDKSPRINVISKFYNKKNEILTIAVVNLVLINKLNFSIIRKRPDFLSEAFSKLNG
- a CDS encoding translation initiation factor IF-2 N-terminal domain-containing protein, with product MKGLRVLELSEALNVDSPDLLAVCAILKIKATSRLSMLSFEECKKITDYYENNN
- the dusB gene encoding tRNA dihydrouridine synthase DusB, encoding MSSNIKLKGRGVNRIITSKVMLSPLAGVTDNIFRRLVRKWAPNSLLFTEMINATSLKKGFGTQKINQIDLEEGPVGVQIFDNRPYAVSEAAKQAEDYGAFLIDINMGCPVKKIAKKGGGSALIKDRKLAIELVKNVVKAVRVPVTVKTRLGWDSKEENIEDFLFKLQDAGATMITLHGRTRKQGFSGKSDWEMIGRLKKFLEIPVIANGDIKNPDDALNCLKKTNADGVMIGRGILGSPWKIGEIDYAIRENKNFKEPNTEEKLYLIIEHLDELIKEKGDHGLLIARKHISWTCKDFKGASNLRNNLVRAVDKNEVKNLIIKMIKTLNNEKNRLA
- a CDS encoding DUF2470 domain-containing protein: MKIISKETSKRVCDHMNNDHIDSVHKYLIHYGKISRFENAYMEEINNSYIKINYDGQSAIINFKNEISEEEIHSTLVSMIKDIKK